From Gottschalkiaceae bacterium SANA:
CTGTGAAAAATGTGGTTGGCAGCCAATCGATGAGTCAGAATTGCCTTTGTTGTTGCCGGAGGTTGAATCTCCTGCACCGACTGAAACTGGAGAGTCTCCATTGGCGAATATGATGGACTGGCGTAGAACTACGTGTCCGCATTGCGGCGGGGAAGCCCTTCGCGAAACGGATACCATGCCTCAATGGGCGGGTTCAAGCTGGTATTTCCTACGATATATCGATCCGGATAACAGCAAAGCCTTGGCTGATCCTGAATTGTTGAAATACTGGTTGACTGTCGACTGGTACAATGGCGGTATGGAGCATACAACCCTTCACTTGTTGTATTCTCGATTCTGGCATAAAGTTTTGTATGATATCGGTGCGGTTCCAACAAAAGAACCTTATCAAAAAAGAACAAGTCATGGTATGATCTTGGGATCTAATGGCGAGAAGATGAGCAAGTCTCGTGGAAATGTGGTCAATCCAGACGAAGTGGTTGATGAATATGGTGCGGATACTCTTCGCATGTACGAAATGTTTATCGGTGACTTTGAGAAGAGCGTGCCTTGGTCCATGAATGGGGTAAAAGGTTGCCGTCGATTCTTAGACAAGGTTTGGAAGCTGCAAGGCATGTTAGTGGATGGTGAAGCGTACTCCAAGGAATTGGAAACCATCATGCACAAGACCATCAAGAAGGTTTCTCATGACTTTGAAACATTGAAATACAACACGGCCGTTGCGCAGATGATGACCTTTGTCAATGAAGTGATGAAGGTTGGCAAGATCAATCGCGCCGAGTTTAAATCCCTTCTTATTCTGTTGAATCCAGTTTCTCCTCATGTAACGGAAGAGATGTGGGTAGAAAATGGATACGAAGGATACTTGCATCAGTCGACTTGGCCAACATTTGATGAAGCCAAGACGGTGGATTCAGTGATTCAAATGGCGGTTCAAATTAACGGCAAGGTACGTGGTACCATCACCATTCCAAAAGATGCTGACAAGGAAATTGCGAAAGCGGCTGCCATGGCAGAAGAAAATATCATGGCGCATTTGGAAGGCAAGAATATTGTAAAAGAGATATTCGTTCCGGGACGAATTTTTAACATCGTTGTGAAATAAACATTAGAACCCTCTCGAACGAGAGGGTTCTTTTTTGGAGGCACTTATGGGAAATCAAGAAAGTAGAGGCCGATTTGCTCCAAGTCCATCGGGACGGATGCATCTGGGAAATGTGTGGGCCATGCTGGCAGCCTGGTTGTCAATGCGGAAACAAGGGGGGACCATGATCCTTCGCATGGAGGATTTGGATCCATCTCGTTCCAAGCAGATCTATGCCGATCAAATGATGGAGGATTTGGCTTGGCTGGGTCTTAGCTATGAAGAGGGACCCGACTGTGGAGGGGCGTATGGCCCTTATACTCAGGAAGAACGGCGAAATTTATACGAAGAAGCAATGAATCGATTAAAGGTGCAGGGGCACCTCTACCCGTGTTATTGTTCAAGGAAAGATTTGCAGGCGGTACGTGCACCCCATCGTGGCGAAGGAGCCAATGCCTATCCTGGAACCTGTAGATATTTATCTGATGAAGAACGAAAACTTCGAGCAGAAAAAAAAGCGCCTGCCATGCGGTTTTTGATGCCGGATCGTGAGGATTGTTTTGTTGATTTGAATTATGGCAAGCAATGTCAGTCGCTGCAATCTGAAACCGGCGATTTTATTCTGCGCCGGTCCGATGGCATTCATGCCTATCAATTGGCTGTAGTGGTGGATGATGCTTTGATGGGGATCACAGAAGTGGTTAGGGGAGCAGACCTTTTATCCTCTAGCCATCGACAACGAATTCTCTATGAAAGCTTGGGCTATTCCTCCCCAAAATTCGGCCATGTACCACTATTGATGGGACGAGATGGGAGACGGATGAGCAAGAGGTTTCAATCCTTGGATTTGGGGCAATTAAAAAGTATAGGCTGGAAACCTGAAGAACTGTGGGGGCTCTTGCTTTTTGAAGCGGGCATGATGGAGAAAGAGGAAGCGGTCACCCTGCAGGAAGCCATTGAAATTTTTTCTTGGGAGACCATGGGGCAGACCGATCTGAAGATTGATCTGCAACGATTGGAACGTTAGGAATGAAAGGGTAAAAAGACGTCACTTTTGTGGCGTCTTTTTGATAAAAAAAGTGTTGCAAGTTTCCTTTTTTGTGCTATTATTATGATCTGATTCAAAATATAGAATGAAACAAAAAACAAAAAATGAGATGAAAAGTTGGAGAAAACATGAGTAAGTTACTGCTGATCATACTGATACAACTTATATACGTGCCATTATTAACCTTGCGCACCATTACCATGGTTAAGAATCTTAAATTGTTAACCACTATTTTCGGATTTCTTGAAGCCTTTACCTATGTATTTGGCTTGGCGATCGTCCTGTCGGGCGAGCAAAATGTAATTGAGATGGTTGTCTATGCCTTAGGATTTGCCTTAGGGCTTTTTGTGGGCATATTTGTCGAACAGAAAATGGCGATTGGTTTTGTTACCCTTTCGGTTAATATTAATCATCCCAATAAAGTCCTTGTCGATCATTTACGATCGTTGGGCTATGGTGTTACTGTTTTTCAAGGAGAAGGGCGTGATGGTGTCCGGTTCCGTTTGGAAATTTTAACAAAAAGGCGAAAAGAAAAGGAATTGTATCGCATTATTGATGAATTTGAGCCAACGGCATTTCTGATTTCCTATGAGCCCAAAACATTCAAAGGTGGTTATTTGTCAGAAATGATGAAACGTCGTTCCAAACAAAAACAAGGGGTAGCTGCAGAGGGGAAAATCAAACCGCATGTTATGAAACGCGGCGTGAATGAAGTGAGAAGAGAAACCGCTGAGTTTTCTAAAACATGGAAGAAATTCTAGCGGTTTTGTGAATGTAGTTGAGCAACAAGAATGGTGTTGCAGAGCATTTGTTTGCTAGTAAGTCGTGATAGGAAAAACGGCCCCTATAAAAGACGGAGCAATATGTAGATTGTCTTTTATGGGGGGCGTTTTTTCATTACGCAATATTATTTTTTCGAAAGTTTCTCGCAGGCGGTAGGTGTGCCTGTTTCGCAGTGATGCTCTTTGCATTCAATGCAATTTCCGTGTCTTGGACACGCAGAAGTACAAGGACAATTGGGATTCAAGTTTGGTTTGGTCATTTTTTTCACCTCCAAATAAAAGAAATCTGATTAGGAGAATAGAGTAGAGGATTGTTCCACAGTCAATTTAGTTAATTTAGCAAAGGAATTGATCAGTCTGTTTTTGACGTATAAGTTTGAATGATTTCCTCGCATATTTCATGAGAGGATAAAGACAGTTCTAAGGGCTCAATTGATTTTTCCGGCGACTCGATATAGCCAAAGAAAGCTTCCATGGTCTGTTTAAATCCTCTTCGTTCAGAAATGGGGGTCCAGTCCTTATGTTTGGATATGGTCTTTTGTCCATTTTTATAATGGTGAACGGTTTCAAGGTCTTCGATAATCCATTTTTCTTGTGTGGCTGAAAACTCGAGCCTCTCTTCGTTGGCCCCAGATTGCCGGTTCATAATTGCCAAGCCAGTCTTGTTTTTTGTTTGAATCATTAGGGAGACATGTTGGAGCTTATGGCCATTCATTTTTACGGTGGAAGTGGTGGTAATAGGTTGCTCCTTAAGCAAGTAGAGAAGGGTATCGACAATATGAATAAAATCATCGTAAATCAACTCACGCAGACCCAATGTTAGGGTTTGGCGATTTTTTTGAATGACAACCAGATCTCCATCAATTTTTGTTAGTGGTTGGATATGAGGAGCAAAACGACGATTGAATCCAACCATAAGCACCAGGTGTTTTTCTTTTGCTAGCGTGCAAAGTTCTCTGCTTTCCAGTATGGATTCAGAGATGGGCTTGTCCACATAAACATGAATATTTGATTCAAGGAAATATCGAATGATTGAAGCATGCGCATTTGTAGCGGCATGAATAAAAACAGCATCAACTTGATCAATTTCAACCAAGTCTGTGTATTTGAGTCTACCGTTTTTGAAGTGGTATTTTGATTGGATTAGGTCTAGGCGTTCTTTGTTTCTTGTACATGGAATGAACTCATGATCAGGAAAAGATGATAATAGCGGCAGGTATGCCTTTTCTGCAATATTTCCAAGTCCGATTACGCCAATTTTCATATTTCCGCTCCTTTTTGTTTTCAAAAATTTTGTGAGATTTCGTTCTCTAGTGAACAGGCAAAGCCTAGGCTCTTATATTTTTACGGCTCGTTAGTATCCAATATACGGCAAGAATACCCACCGTATATGCGAGGAGATCACTCCATAAAAAACCTTGCCCGAGGATGAGTTTTCCAGGTATTGTTCTTCTAATTTGCTTTATCCATTGAGCTTGATACAATTGACTAAACTCGATGAGATAACAGAGTAAAAGACTCATTGCGGCTACAGTGCGATTCGTTTTTTTCACATGGATGAACTTTACCATAAAGAAAATTAAAATACCGTAAAGTGCATCGCCGATCCATAAAGGGACAAAGGTGATTGCTCTTGAAGCCAGTCCCAAAAGGATGGTGAAGTTTATCCAGAGCAAAGCATTAATTCTTGTTTTATCCATAAAATTCCTCTCCGTCTCACGTCGACATCCATTTTCTGTTTCTATTCTATTCCAAATCAAAACAAGTATAAATAAGTTTCTCTGCTTTGCAGTTCATTGTATGAAAAAACAGGAACATCCAGCCTTGGATATCCCTGTTAGCGTACCCGTCTTCTATTTTGAATATGGTGAAGAAACAGATCCCAATCGTCGGATGAGTTTGATGTAATAGGTCACACTTTTAAGAACCGAGTCGACGGGTATTCGCTCATTGTTACTGTGAATCAGGTTCAATTCCTCCTGGGTGATTTCCATGGGTGCAAAGCGCAATACATTATCACAAATTGCATGGAAGTGTCTGGAATCTGTACCTGCAATCATCAAATATGGTGAGACCACCGCTTGAGGCCAAATATCTAAAATTGTATCTTCAAGGGCTCTAAATGCATTGGATTGTAGTGGCGAAATGGGTGAAGCTTCTCTTCCATTTAGCACTTGAATGGTGTGAGGAACTTTTACCAAGCTGCTGATGTGGTTGATGGTGGAATCCATGGTATCGGTATTCAAAATGCGTGCATTGATGCCAATGGTGCCTTTTGGCGGCAAAACATTATAGGCTTTCGAGCCTTCCAACACAGTGACGGCAGTGGTCGTTCGAATGAGGGCATTCATTTGCCCACCCTGTTTTTTGAAAAGGATTGTCAACAAGGGTTTGAATAGCCACATATTCGCAAAGATGATTTTGTAGCCAAAAGTGGAATGGCGACCCAATCGGTTGAACATCTCCAATACGGGTTCCATAAATACTGGCTTCATGGTTTTATTTTCCAAGTCAGCCATCAATTTGCCCATAGCACCGGTTATGCCATGGCGAGGGGGAGCGGAAGCGTGTCCGCCCTTGCTTTCAAATTGTACTTGCAGATCAATATAGCCTTTTTCGCCTAGACCGATTACAGCGGTCTGTTTATTGACCCCTGGGAAGATGCCGTCTTTTATCACAACACCGCCTTCATCTAATACCATTTGTGGTTTTATCCCTTTGTTTTTCAAATGGTTGACAATGGCTGATGCGGATTCTCCACTGATTTCTTCATCGCCCGAAAAGGAAAAGTAGATGTCTTGACTGGGAACAAAGCCTTCCTTGATCAAGTGCTCTGCAGATTCCATGACACTAAGCAGGGTGCATTTTGTATCGAGGGTACCCCGGCCCCAGACAATGCCGTCAATGACGGCTGCTTCAAAAGGGGGAACATCCCATGCTGATTCCTCGGCAGGCACCACATCGTAGTGGGACATCAAAACGATAGGATCTTCTTGTGATGTGCCTTTCCAATGATAGAGTATACCGGTTTCTCCAAGATATTGGCAGGTGCAGTTTTTGTTGACTTCTGGGTAAAGAGAGACCAAAGATTTTTGAAAGGCTTGGAATGCTGCCAAGTCTGTTTGGTTTTTATCGATATGAGAAACTGTTTTATGGCGCAAGAGTTGTCTGAAGTGTTCAATGATTTGTTCACCATCTAAGACTTCTTCTGGCGTTTGCTCAATTGTCGTTTGAAGGGGTTGAAATAGAATTGCTCGTGCCAAAAGAACGACTATCAGAATACATAGCAAAAGTAATGGAATCATAAGACACCTCGCTTATACATGATACGCGCGCTTACAATGGCGATGATTGCACCAACAGGGACAAACATGGAAACGGCAGAGGCTAAAGATGGGATCAAAGAGAAAATGACAACCATAAAAATCAGTGGGATGGCTGCAATCTTCGCATTCTTGCTGACATAGACGACAGCCAGTCCGCCAAACAAGGCAGGTAAAATTTGATCAAAGGCAGGTTTTAAGAGCTCTGAATTTAAAATCGGTGTGAGGGGTGCCATCATAAAGACGCCGATTGCGATAATGATCACCGTCACGATAGAACTGGTGGCAACCGCAAGGGTAGAGATGATTTCGCCTTCTTTGCTACCCTGTTTGTAACCCGAATTTTCCAGTGCCATCAAGGTACATGGAACCTTTAAATTGGTGAGGTTTCCTGTTACAAAACCCAGATAGGAACCGCCAGTACCCAACATGGGGGTAAAGGTGATGATCTCAATTAAAGCAACTGTCCAGAAAATTGGTGCGACGCCGAGTAGTCCTTTTGCAACATCTTTAAAGACTGGATGTACGTCATAATAGGCACCAACAACGATCGGTACCGCCAACATAAACAAAAAGGTGAGCCCCATCCATAGGCGACCATAACGATGGGTTTGTTCGATAAAGAGATCCTTTGATTCATGTGATTCTTGTCGATTTATGGGTTTTCTCATTTCAGCTGTATTTTTCATATTATCCTCCTATGATCCCGGTGATGAAGATGGAGAAAGCCATCCCACTCAACATAGAGATTGGCAGTGCATAATCTTCCAGTGCCTTCACTTTATACTTCTTAAGGAGCAGACCGATGACGATCATAACTGCCGCTGAAAACATCATGACAAATACACTGATAAAGCCGACTAATCCTTGTGAAACATCTTTAAAGACGACCCCTAGAAAAGCGCTGATCATGCCCATAAAGAGTGCAGTCATAAAATGCTCGCTCCAGACTGGGTCTCTTTTTTTGATGACGGACATGCCGGTTTGAAACTTCTTTAAGAATAAAGGAATGAGGAGCATGCTGGGAATGATGCCAAGTGTCATAACCCAAAGAATGGTCACATAGATCTGACCGGAAGAAATGGCTTCAGAAATGGAGATACCCATTGTAGCAGCCGCAGAAGCCGCTGCTGTCAACTCGTAAGTAATGGCACCCAGAATTGATAAACGCAGCCAGGGGAGTGGCAGTCCCAAAAACTTGGAAAGTGTAATCACCCCAAGTAAAATGGATACGGCGGGTGCTACGGTAAAGGCGATGCTGGTTTTTACCGTTCGCATTAAAACTTTTTTCTCCATACCCATCCTGATTCCTTCTTGGTATGCCCTCATTAGGAAAAATATTGCCTGACATAAAACGAATACGATAAAAGTGCCTGATACGATAAATAAAAATGCGCTGTTTAAATTAAACATCCTTTCCTCCTATCCAAAGTTTTTCTATTCTTTCGAAACATTCATCCAGCAAATCAATGGCATGATTGACTTCGTTTTGCATAATACTATCTTCAATTTCTTGAAACAATCGACTAACCTCTTTGGAATCGATACAGCATGCGGCAACATTCAAAATGCCCGTACGGAATTCATTGATCAACATGGGATAAACACCATTGCCGCATTGGCGGCAGTAGTCGAAAAAGAGATCAAAATAATCTTCTGCAGTATGTAATCTGATTTCAGTCGCTTGTTTTTCAATGGATTCAAAGCAGCGAAGGACATTTTTAAAATTGTCCTTAATGAAGATCAGCATGTCGTGATTGAACTTTCTAGAGAGGACTTCCTTACTCTGCTGGCTGATCTCCTCGATGAGGCTAAGACGGCCTGACACTTTAAAATCAAGAATCTGGATGCCTTTGCGTGGTCGTATGATCAAAACGCCTTTGTCTTCAAGTCGAATGATGGCTTTATGAACCACTGGACGACTACAATCGTACTTGATTGCTAATTGCCGTTCGGGTTGCATCATTTGACCAGCTTGTAATTGACCGGATAAAATTTCGTTTAAAATACGTTGTTCCACTTGCAATTCTTTAGACATAAGAACCTCCTGTGGTATTACCACACTGTAATTTTATGTCAAGCAAGGTCAAGGGTCAAGGGTATTCAATTTGTTGTTGGGATACACAAAGGATACATCGGTTAGTTATGATAGATTGAGAAATCAAATCAGAATCAAATCGATTGTGCGAGAGAAAGAAGTAAAAACTAGCTTGTGATCTTAGTTTCAGCTAAGAATCGTTACCGGTGGCAAAGAGAATTTTGTGTCAAGTAGGTATGACGAAAGGATAGGATGGAGATTATGATGAAGAAAAAAATGATTGTGGTCGTGATGGTCGGCATTGCTCTGCTTCTTGTTGGATTGGGTGTGTCGAAAGTATTTGGACTTGGATTTAAGAAGGTTGCAGTCGAAGAACTCGATGTGCCTGGATGGAGAATGGAGCAAAGTATAAGCAACCCTAATTACGAGTTCTATAAAGATGAGTACGATATTGTTCGCAACACGGATGCCTTAAGCGGGGCTGCTAAGAAATATTACAGCAAATACATGGACTACAAGGCGCCAAACGGCAAGGCCATTCGATTGCTTGCCATGGATCAAGTGAAGGATGAACAACTTTTATATGCTCATAGCATCCTGAGTTTTTATTTATCAAGCAATGAGAATATTGATAAAACATCGATAGCAAATCAAATGGCTGATAGCCATACAGTTTTAATCATTCCTAATGGGGCTGATCGCGATGGGAAAACACCCATGGCTGCAATGGCGCTTGGTCAAAACTTGAATCAAATGGAGATTGCAAATGTCGGTTCTAAATGGTATATCGACTGTGACTACCAACATCGAGATGCATCCTTTGAAGAAATTTTTCATATGGTTCATGATTATGGGGTTGGAACAAGGCAAAATCCAGGTGCAGATCCAGCAATAGCAGAAATGATTGGGCTTGCAAAGGATCACGCTCTTCCTCTTAGGGAGTCTGACTGGGGGAAAAAGGGGCTATGGGGATTTAATAGCGTGAATTGGCTCAAAGAACTGTCTAAAGAAGGAAGTCTGGAACAAGAGTATATTGTATCGGTCATCGACAGTTATTATGGGTTATGGGATTCATGGGCAGATGGCCAAGGTGGAATGTGGGGAATTTACTGCGCAAAAAACAGAAAGGAAATCGCTGAGAAAGACCCCAAGGGAAAAGCCATAGTTGACTATTTTTTGAATGAAAATATTGACCAAATGCTGAGAGTAGATCCATCCTTTGAGGGTGAGTTTTTTATGACTCAGGAGGAAAGCAAACCCTATACGACAAAGTCACAGTATTTGCAGAAGATCAGCCTTACCGGCAGTAAGGATAGTGCCCTTTCAGCAAACGAGCTGGATAATACTTTAATGGGAAATAGTGGATTTAATCGAATCGATGGTAAATCAGGTAATGATGTTGTACAATTCCGTGGTCATTCAGGCCAATACACAATTGTGCAGAAAAATAGTGAAATTGTGGTAACCGATCAAGTTCAAGGGAGAGACGGAGTGAATACACTGATCAATATCGAGCTGCTAAGATTCACTGACAAAGATCTAAAAATGGAAGAACACTCAATGTAAGTAAGCATAGTCGCCTCTAGGAAAAGAACTGCCTCGTAAAAATAGGGACAGTTCTTTTCCTATGGGCTGATGGGTACAAGATTCGTGACCATTTCATTCGATGCATAGCTGCTGACGGTGTGATAAAATGAGAATACGTATTTGTATGTGGCAGGAAGAGAAAGAAAGGGGAAATGGATTGATGAAGGCGATTTTAGTTGCAGATGATGAGAAAAAGATTCGGGAGTTTATCCGTTTTTTTTTGGAGAGAGAAGGATATTCTGTGATCGAAGCGAGTAACGGCAAAGAGGCTGTTGCATGTCTGCGTGAAAAGGAAGTTTCATTGATCATACTAGACTTGTTGATGCCCGAAATGAATGGTTTTGAGGCATGTGAATCCATACGAACATTTTCTGATGTTCCGATATTGATGCTGACTGCAGTGGAAGGCGAACAAGATCATATCGATGGCTATACGGCAGGAGCGGATGACTATATCACAAAACCTTTCAAAATTAAAATTTTATTGGCAAAGATCAATCGAATCCTCGGCAAGAACAACCAGGGATTTTTACAGGTACAGGAGCTCAAAATCAATTTTGAAAGTAAGCAAGTAATGGTGGAGGAAAGTCAAGTTGTGCTTGCGCCAAAAGAGTATGAACTCTTGGAGTATATGGTTGCCAATAAGAATATTGTCTTGTCGCGAGAGCGAATATTAGAATATGTATGGGGATACGATTTTGAAGGTGGAACCCGCGTTGTAGATAATCATATTAAAAAGTTGAGAGGAAAATTGGATTCTTTTAGCAGACGAATTAAAACGGTTGTTGGGTCTGGTTATAAGATTGAGGGATGAAGATGAGGAAAAGTATCGTTAGAAAGGTATTTATATCGATTGTTTCAATATTAACGGTGACCCTATGTTTGCAAGTATTCTTTCAAATGACGATTATGCCAAAGCTGTATGTTGTTATGAAATCAAGAGAAACAGAAAAACAATTCTTGACCTTTGTTGAGGATTATCGAAATGATGTTTGGACAAAAGAAGAGCTAAATGCATTAACAGAAGAATATCGAACAAGCACCGCGTCCCCAATTCTGGTGTTGGATCAAAATCTTGTTATCCAGAATGATCGCTTTTTTGAAAGGATGAACTATATTGTTGTGGAGAGTGGAAATAAACGAATAAAAGTCCTAATTGGTAATCGTGTTGATGAAGAGGGACGTTTATTTCCTGAGTTTGCAGAGTTGACAATGTTCAGCCATGTTGAAGTGAAAGGGGGCATGCTACATGGCGACCAGGTCATGCTCTTAGATTACGACTTGGACAGCCCATTAATTCAAGATGAAATTCACTTGTCTGGGACTATTGTTCAGACCCATTACATCAGGCGTGATCAAGGGGTATACAGTTATCAGTCAGACAAATTACTAAGAGAAGCAGGCACTTTTTTTGCAGAGAATGCCGGCAAGGATGAAGAGGGTACCTTTCGGGAGACGGAGACCGGTTTAGATATTCGTATTCGTGCACAAGAGCAGCCCGATCAGTCTTGGGTGATTGGGCTATTTACGATAGAAGATATATCTGAGACTTTTTTAGTTTTGAATAATTACTATATCTATATTTTTGGTCTTCAATTGTTGCTTTTTGCCATGCTGGCAATGGTCTACTCCCGTTGGATTACCAAACCCTTGCGTGTGCTTTCCAAAGAGGCTGACAGAATTTCTCATTTGGATTTTTCCCAGGAAAGTCAGGTCCGTACCGGAGATGAATTGGAAGATCTTTCCCATAGCTTGAATCGAATATCAAAAAATATGGAAAAAAATATTGCATTATTAAAAGAAGACGCACAAAAAAAAGAAGCAAACGAACAACG
This genomic window contains:
- the gluQRS gene encoding tRNA glutamyl-Q(34) synthetase GluQRS translates to MGNQESRGRFAPSPSGRMHLGNVWAMLAAWLSMRKQGGTMILRMEDLDPSRSKQIYADQMMEDLAWLGLSYEEGPDCGGAYGPYTQEERRNLYEEAMNRLKVQGHLYPCYCSRKDLQAVRAPHRGEGANAYPGTCRYLSDEERKLRAEKKAPAMRFLMPDREDCFVDLNYGKQCQSLQSETGDFILRRSDGIHAYQLAVVVDDALMGITEVVRGADLLSSSHRQRILYESLGYSSPKFGHVPLLMGRDGRRMSKRFQSLDLGQLKSIGWKPEELWGLLLFEAGMMEKEEAVTLQEAIEIFSWETMGQTDLKIDLQRLER
- a CDS encoding DUF2179 domain-containing protein, translating into MSKLLLIILIQLIYVPLLTLRTITMVKNLKLLTTIFGFLEAFTYVFGLAIVLSGEQNVIEMVVYALGFALGLFVGIFVEQKMAIGFVTLSVNINHPNKVLVDHLRSLGYGVTVFQGEGRDGVRFRLEILTKRRKEKELYRIIDEFEPTAFLISYEPKTFKGGYLSEMMKRRSKQKQGVAAEGKIKPHVMKRGVNEVRRETAEFSKTWKKF
- a CDS encoding Gfo/Idh/MocA family oxidoreductase — its product is MKIGVIGLGNIAEKAYLPLLSSFPDHEFIPCTRNKERLDLIQSKYHFKNGRLKYTDLVEIDQVDAVFIHAATNAHASIIRYFLESNIHVYVDKPISESILESRELCTLAKEKHLVLMVGFNRRFAPHIQPLTKIDGDLVVIQKNRQTLTLGLRELIYDDFIHIVDTLLYLLKEQPITTTSTVKMNGHKLQHVSLMIQTKNKTGLAIMNRQSGANEERLEFSATQEKWIIEDLETVHHYKNGQKTISKHKDWTPISERRGFKQTMEAFFGYIESPEKSIEPLELSLSSHEICEEIIQTYTSKTD
- a CDS encoding DUF2809 domain-containing protein, producing the protein MDKTRINALLWINFTILLGLASRAITFVPLWIGDALYGILIFFMVKFIHVKKTNRTVAAMSLLLCYLIEFSQLYQAQWIKQIRRTIPGKLILGQGFLWSDLLAYTVGILAVYWILTSRKNIRA
- a CDS encoding M20 family peptidase — protein: MIPLLLLCILIVVLLARAILFQPLQTTIEQTPEEVLDGEQIIEHFRQLLRHKTVSHIDKNQTDLAAFQAFQKSLVSLYPEVNKNCTCQYLGETGILYHWKGTSQEDPIVLMSHYDVVPAEESAWDVPPFEAAVIDGIVWGRGTLDTKCTLLSVMESAEHLIKEGFVPSQDIYFSFSGDEEISGESASAIVNHLKNKGIKPQMVLDEGGVVIKDGIFPGVNKQTAVIGLGEKGYIDLQVQFESKGGHASAPPRHGITGAMGKLMADLENKTMKPVFMEPVLEMFNRLGRHSTFGYKIIFANMWLFKPLLTILFKKQGGQMNALIRTTTAVTVLEGSKAYNVLPPKGTIGINARILNTDTMDSTINHISSLVKVPHTIQVLNGREASPISPLQSNAFRALEDTILDIWPQAVVSPYLMIAGTDSRHFHAICDNVLRFAPMEITQEELNLIHSNNERIPVDSVLKSVTYYIKLIRRLGSVSSPYSK
- a CDS encoding DUF5058 family protein; translated protein: MFNLNSAFLFIVSGTFIVFVLCQAIFFLMRAYQEGIRMGMEKKVLMRTVKTSIAFTVAPAVSILLGVITLSKFLGLPLPWLRLSILGAITYELTAAASAAATMGISISEAISSGQIYVTILWVMTLGIIPSMLLIPLFLKKFQTGMSVIKKRDPVWSEHFMTALFMGMISAFLGVVFKDVSQGLVGFISVFVMMFSAAVMIVIGLLLKKYKVKALEDYALPISMLSGMAFSIFITGIIGG
- a CDS encoding response regulator transcription factor is translated as MKAILVADDEKKIREFIRFFLEREGYSVIEASNGKEAVACLREKEVSLIILDLLMPEMNGFEACESIRTFSDVPILMLTAVEGEQDHIDGYTAGADDYITKPFKIKILLAKINRILGKNNQGFLQVQELKINFESKQVMVEESQVVLAPKEYELLEYMVANKNIVLSRERILEYVWGYDFEGGTRVVDNHIKKLRGKLDSFSRRIKTVVGSGYKIEG